The following nucleotide sequence is from Mangifera indica cultivar Alphonso chromosome 1, CATAS_Mindica_2.1, whole genome shotgun sequence.
GTATCTTATGAATAATcaacatattaaattaataaaattctcatttgtctcatttaaaatttatttaatatttttaatagggtgttttttattttattatttctttctataataaattactttaaaattaatcaatctttatttataaataaagactgaaataaaataaactcaaactagaAACTAGAAGCGCCACCGTTCTCTTATAATTTCAACATTTCTTAAAGCCCACCCCGTCGCCCCCTTTAAGGCCCTCTCCAATTATTTTTTTGCCGGCTGAAGCCTGACTGGCTTCTGTACTGCCTGCAAAATTTCCCctctctatatttatatataaaaaacaccAATATCCAAACCCTATCTCTTCTTATTTACTTCATCATCAACCAACAATGAATTTTCTACCAATCTTTTTCgccatcattttctttctattcATTCTTAGATTTCTCTCAAATACATCCCTTTTACACATTCTTGCAAGGTGTTTTCGATCACTTGGAGATCGTTTTCATGTCTATCAATCCTTCAAAGTTCCGCAACTCAATCAAAACTTCCAAGAAAACCTCCTTTACCGTAAAGTCTTCACTTATCTCAACTCTCTAACTTCTCTCGAAGACTCCGAATCCACCAACCTCTTCACCGGCTCCAAGTCCAACGACATCCGGCTCATTCTAGACGACAACCAGGCCGTCGATGACACATTCCTCGGCGCTCGACTTACTTGGAAGAACCAGAGCGGATCATCGCAAAACACTTTGGTTTTGCGACTCAGAAAGAAAGATAAACGTAGAATTCTACGTCCGTATCTTCAACATATTGTTTCTGTAGCCGAcgaaattgaagaaaataagaaaggaATTAGATTGTACCTGAATTTGGAGGATCGAAGTCGACATAATCGACGCTGGAGATCGATTCCCTTCACTCATCCAGCCACCATGGAGACGGTTGTTCTTGACGATGAAGTGAAAAACAGAGTCAAAGCTGATCTCGAAGCGTTTCTTAAATCGAAACATTATTATCATAGACTTGGGCGTGTTTGGAAACGGAGTTATCTTTTATACGGAGCTTCCGGTACTGGGAAATCAAGTTTCGTTGCCGCTATGGCTAGGTTCCTGTGTTATGACGTGTATGATATTGATCTCTCACGGGTTTCTGACGACTCTGATTTGAAAATACTTTTGTTGCAAACTACCTGTCAGTCGTTGATTTTGATCGACggacttgataatttttttaacgaGAGGCCAAGGGCAGTGAGCTTGTCGGGGATACACAACTTCGTGGATGGGATCATATCTTGTTGTGGGGAGGAGCGTGTGATGGTGTTCACCATGAATGATAAGGATCAAATTAGTGATCAAACGGTGATGAGAGCAGGTAGGATTGATATTCAAGTACACTTCCCTTTGTGTGATTTTTCCACCTTCAAGATTATGGCTAATAATTATTTGGGCGTGAAGGATCACAAGCTTTTTGTTCAAGTTGAAGAGGGTTTTCAAAATGGGCCGGGTTTGAGCCCAGCTCAAATCGGTGAACTCATGATTTCGAATCGGACTTCGCCCACCCGAGCCCTGAAATTAGTAATCAACGCATTACAAAGATCGAGTGAAAGTGGGCCGGGTCAACCTGTGGATGAGAGCCAATTTTCTCGGGAAAGTACCCAAACagtaaaagaaattaagaaattgtATGGGCTTTTTAGAATTGGGGGTAGAATGAAAGAGGGCcaattagatttgaatttgtCACGACATGAAGCTCAAATGAAAGATTAGGATTTGGGTCATTTTATAATGTCGAAAAAGAATTGGCACATACAAGAATATTATATAGGGATAATTGAATTAgataaagattatttaaatagttttcTATGATTAGATATGGGTTACTAAAAATTTTCTGATTATTATGGAACTTCTAttaattcaaagtttgaaattatatttttttgggaaTAGGATCTTGTTACCAAACATAGAGTTTTAAAGGAAATGTATATGATGTGCTCAGTTGTCTTGTCTTACTGGGTTGCATAACTGTAAAATTGACATTACAAATACAACTAGATCCAAGCCGAGTTGGCCTAGGGTCAAAAGCCaacttggtttgatttgaatttgtttattttgaatatgattCGATTCATTTTAATACAGAATCAAAC
It contains:
- the LOC123217065 gene encoding AAA-ATPase At2g46620-like — encoded protein: MNFLPIFFAIIFFLFILRFLSNTSLLHILARCFRSLGDRFHVYQSFKVPQLNQNFQENLLYRKVFTYLNSLTSLEDSESTNLFTGSKSNDIRLILDDNQAVDDTFLGARLTWKNQSGSSQNTLVLRLRKKDKRRILRPYLQHIVSVADEIEENKKGIRLYLNLEDRSRHNRRWRSIPFTHPATMETVVLDDEVKNRVKADLEAFLKSKHYYHRLGRVWKRSYLLYGASGTGKSSFVAAMARFLCYDVYDIDLSRVSDDSDLKILLLQTTCQSLILIDGLDNFFNERPRAVSLSGIHNFVDGIISCCGEERVMVFTMNDKDQISDQTVMRAGRIDIQVHFPLCDFSTFKIMANNYLGVKDHKLFVQVEEGFQNGPGLSPAQIGELMISNRTSPTRALKLVINALQRSSESGPGQPVDESQFSRESTQTVKEIKKLYGLFRIGGRMKEGQLDLNLSRHEAQMKD